A part of Diachasmimorpha longicaudata isolate KC_UGA_2023 chromosome 11, iyDiaLong2, whole genome shotgun sequence genomic DNA contains:
- the LOC135167634 gene encoding uncharacterized protein LOC135167634 isoform X2 gives MKRKMISKIITVTVVILTIASTKINLVSTQEIKGAEEMGNQNQVSDIKTNSVTTKTDSVSQVNTTSQNATDLTHAKVETQTTEMKTTNSTVAESVIADNAVHQAQPSAEPPIVSSSSSTESKTQTTEMKTNNSTLAEGGIVDNAVHQAQPSAEQPIVSSSSSTESKTQTTEMKTNNSTLAEGGIVDNAVHQAHPSAEPPIVSSSSSTESKTQTTEMKTNNSTLAEGGIVDNAVHQAQPSAEQPIVSSSSSTESKTQTTEMKTNNSTVAEGSIADNAVHQAQPSAEPPIVSSSSSTESKTQTTEMKTNNSTLAEGGIGDNAVHQAQPSAEPPIVSSSSSTESKTQTTETKTKNSTIAEGRAEGNAIVQTKQANEHTTNSSPVTQDTIGKEKTATEDAAVVPGGGTAVLSNGTLNSVNDLNVQRMPLANSQHQELPFSPQQKSLSHTNRDIDLALRIAPSDPTDNGSKSSSGTAEIPPQSTGGTTFKPPSPSETPVEFSSSGFKPPQPEIAKPVLPAENLVSVSEVVQSPVARTGASNGQAHNPIESSLGASEIPRQSTGGTTFKPPRSSETPVEFSSSGFKPPQPETAKLLPKEYLVSVSEVVEYPVARKGTSNGQAHNPIQSSLDASEIPRQSTGGTTFKPPSPSETPVEFSSSGFKPLQPETAKPALPKEYLISVSEVVQYPVARKAASNGQADNGIESSSSGSALPQYNIMQYPKFNQDSTTNVGLEPPVAVTSVPKRESAKKSSSGGPGIGQYEILGYVKIDENFDSPHQPATQLPAVDRRPPEDNTNNRRRFLPNGCRIPNYEMVGCIKSSEVP, from the exons ATGAAGCGGAAGATGATCAGCAAAATCATAACTGTGACAGTTGTCATCTTGA ccATCGCCAgtacgaaaattaatttggtcAGTACACAGG AAATTAAGGGAGCTGAAGAGATGGGTAATCAGAACCAGGTCAGCGACATCAAAACGAACTCTGTCACTACGAAAA CAGATAGCGTTTCCCAGGTAAATACTACCTCGCAGAATGCCACAGATCTCACCCATGCAAAAG TTGAAACCCAAACGACAGAGATGAAAACGACGAATTCAACAGTAGCTGAGAGTGTTATCGCAG ATAATGCAGTTCACCAGGCCCAGCCATCGGCAGAACCGCCGATAGTCAGTAGCTCTTCTTCAACGGAAT CGAAAACCCAAACGACGGAGATGAAAACGAACAATTCAACACTAGCTGAGGGTGGTATCGTAG ATAATGCAGTTCACCAGGCCCAGCCATCGGCAGAACAGCCGATAGTCAGTAGCTCTTCTTCAACGGAAT CGAAAACCCAAACGACGGAGATGAAAACGAACAATTCAACACTAGCTGAGGGTGGTATCGTAG ATAATGCAGTTCACCAGGCCCACCCATCGGCAGAACCGCCGATAGTCAGTAGCTCTTCTTCAACGGAAT CGAAAACCCAAACGACGGAGATGAAAACGAACAATTCAACACTAGCTGAGGGTGGTATCGTAG ATAATGCAGTTCACCAGGCCCAGCCATCGGCAGAACAGCCGATAGTCAGTAGCTCTTCTTCAACGGAAT CCAAAACCCAAACGACAGAGATGAAAACGAACAATTCAACAGTAGCTGAGGGTAGTATCGCAG ATAATGCAGTTCACCAGGCCCAGCCATCGGCAGAACCGCCGATAGTCAGTAGCTCTTCTTCAACGGAAT CCAAAACCCAAACGACGGAGATGAAAACGAACAATTCAACACTAGCTGAGGGTGGTATCGGAG ATAATGCAGTTCACCAGGCCCAGCCATCGGCAGAACCACCGATAGTCAGTAGCTCTTCTTCAACGGAAT CCAAAACCCAAACGACGGAGACGAAAACGAAGAATTCAACAATAGCTGAGGGCCGTGCCGAAG GCAACGCAATAGTTCAGACCAAGCAGGCGAATGAACACACAACTAACAGTTCTCCAGTGACACAAG ACACAATCGGGAAGGAGAAAACAGCAACAGAAGATGCAGCAGTCGTTCCAGGCGGGGGAACAG CTGTTCTATCTAATGGAACGTTAAATTCAGTTAATGACCTTAATGTGCAACGGATGCCGTTGGCCAACAGTCAGCACCAGGAATTACCTTTCTCTCCACAACAAAAATCCTTGTCACACACTAACCGAGATATCGACTTAGCTTTACGAATCGCTCCAAGCGATCCAACCGATAATGGGTCAAAATCCTCATCAGGTACCGCCGAGATTCCACCACAATCCACTGGAGGAA CTACTTTCAAACCTCCAAGCCCCAGCGAAACTCCAGTGGAATTCTCATCAAGTGGATTCAAGCCTCCGCAACCTGAGATTGCAAAAC CAGTTCTGCCTGCTGAAAATCTGGTTTCCGTTAGCGAAGTTGTGCAGTCTCCAGTAGCTCGTACGG GTGCTTCGAACGGTCAGGCTCACAATCCAATAGAATCCTCATTAGGTGCTTCCGAGATTCCACGACAATCCACTGGAGGAA CTACTTTCAAACCTCCACGCTCCAGCGAAACTCCAGTGGAATTCTCATCAAGTGGATTCAAGCCTCCGCAACCTGAGACTGCAAAAC TTCTACCTAAAGAATATCTGGTTTCCGTTAGCGAAGTTGTGGAATATCCAGTAGCTCGTAAGG GTACTTCGAACGGTCAGGCTCACAATCCAATACAATCCTCATTAGATGCTTCCGAGATTCCACGACAATCCACAGGAGGAA CTACTTTCAAACCTCCAAGCCCCAGCGAAACTCCAGTGGAATTCTCATCAAGTGGATTCAAGCCTTTGCAACCTGAGACTGCAAAAC CAGCTCTACCTAAAGAATATCTGATTTCCGTTAGCGAAGTTGTGCAGTATCCAGTAGCTCGTAAGG CTGCTTCAAACGGTCAAGCTGACAATGGAATAGAATCGTCATCAAGTGGTTCCGCACTTCCACAGTACAACATTATGCAGT ATCCCAAATTTAATCAGGATTCAACTACAAACGTCGGGCTAGAGCCGCCGGTAGCTGTTACCT CTGTCCCAAAACGTGAAAGtgcaaaaaaatcctcatcaGGCGGACCTGGTATTGGGCAGTATGAAATTTTAGGAT ATGT
- the LOC135167634 gene encoding uncharacterized protein LOC135167634 isoform X1 — MKRKMISKIITVTVVILTIASTKINLVSTQEIKGAEEMGNQNQVSDIKTNSVTTKTDSVSQVNTTSQNATDLTHAKVETQTTEMKTTNSTVAESVIADNAVHQAQPSAEPPIVSSSSSTESKTQTTEMKTNNSTLAEGGIVDNAVHQAQPSAEQPIVSSSSSTESKTQTTEMKTNNSTLAEGGIVDNAVHQAHPSAEPPIVSSSSSTESKTQTTEMKTNNSTLAEGGIVDNAVHQAQPSAEQPIVSSSSSTESKTQTTEMKTNNSTVAEGSIADNAVHQAQPSAEPPIVSSSSSTESKTQTTEMKTNNSTLAEGGIGDNAVHQAQPSAEPPIVSSSSSTESKTQTTETKTKNSTIAEGRAEGNAIVQTKQANEHTTNSSPVTQDTIGKEKTATEDAAVVPGGGTAVLSNGTLNSVNDLNVQRMPLANSQHQELPFSPQQKSLSHTNRDIDLALRIAPSDPTDNGSKSSSGTAEIPPQSTGGTTFKPPSPSETPVEFSSSGFKPPQPEIAKPVLPAENLVSVSEVVQSPVARTGASNGQAHNPIESSLGASEIPRQSTGGTTFKPPRSSETPVEFSSSGFKPPQPETAKPVLPKEYLVSVSEVVEYPVARKGTSNGQAHNPIQSSLDASEIPRQSTGGTTFKPPSPSETPVEFSSSGFKPLQPETAKPALPKEYLISVSEVVQYPVARKAASNGQADNGIESSSSGSALPQYNIMQYPKFNQDSTTNVGLEPPVAVTSVPKRESAKKSSSGGPGIGQYEILGYVKIDENFDSPHQPATQLPAVDRRPPEDNTNNRRRFLPNGCRIPNYEMVGCIKSSEVP; from the exons ATGAAGCGGAAGATGATCAGCAAAATCATAACTGTGACAGTTGTCATCTTGA ccATCGCCAgtacgaaaattaatttggtcAGTACACAGG AAATTAAGGGAGCTGAAGAGATGGGTAATCAGAACCAGGTCAGCGACATCAAAACGAACTCTGTCACTACGAAAA CAGATAGCGTTTCCCAGGTAAATACTACCTCGCAGAATGCCACAGATCTCACCCATGCAAAAG TTGAAACCCAAACGACAGAGATGAAAACGACGAATTCAACAGTAGCTGAGAGTGTTATCGCAG ATAATGCAGTTCACCAGGCCCAGCCATCGGCAGAACCGCCGATAGTCAGTAGCTCTTCTTCAACGGAAT CGAAAACCCAAACGACGGAGATGAAAACGAACAATTCAACACTAGCTGAGGGTGGTATCGTAG ATAATGCAGTTCACCAGGCCCAGCCATCGGCAGAACAGCCGATAGTCAGTAGCTCTTCTTCAACGGAAT CGAAAACCCAAACGACGGAGATGAAAACGAACAATTCAACACTAGCTGAGGGTGGTATCGTAG ATAATGCAGTTCACCAGGCCCACCCATCGGCAGAACCGCCGATAGTCAGTAGCTCTTCTTCAACGGAAT CGAAAACCCAAACGACGGAGATGAAAACGAACAATTCAACACTAGCTGAGGGTGGTATCGTAG ATAATGCAGTTCACCAGGCCCAGCCATCGGCAGAACAGCCGATAGTCAGTAGCTCTTCTTCAACGGAAT CCAAAACCCAAACGACAGAGATGAAAACGAACAATTCAACAGTAGCTGAGGGTAGTATCGCAG ATAATGCAGTTCACCAGGCCCAGCCATCGGCAGAACCGCCGATAGTCAGTAGCTCTTCTTCAACGGAAT CCAAAACCCAAACGACGGAGATGAAAACGAACAATTCAACACTAGCTGAGGGTGGTATCGGAG ATAATGCAGTTCACCAGGCCCAGCCATCGGCAGAACCACCGATAGTCAGTAGCTCTTCTTCAACGGAAT CCAAAACCCAAACGACGGAGACGAAAACGAAGAATTCAACAATAGCTGAGGGCCGTGCCGAAG GCAACGCAATAGTTCAGACCAAGCAGGCGAATGAACACACAACTAACAGTTCTCCAGTGACACAAG ACACAATCGGGAAGGAGAAAACAGCAACAGAAGATGCAGCAGTCGTTCCAGGCGGGGGAACAG CTGTTCTATCTAATGGAACGTTAAATTCAGTTAATGACCTTAATGTGCAACGGATGCCGTTGGCCAACAGTCAGCACCAGGAATTACCTTTCTCTCCACAACAAAAATCCTTGTCACACACTAACCGAGATATCGACTTAGCTTTACGAATCGCTCCAAGCGATCCAACCGATAATGGGTCAAAATCCTCATCAGGTACCGCCGAGATTCCACCACAATCCACTGGAGGAA CTACTTTCAAACCTCCAAGCCCCAGCGAAACTCCAGTGGAATTCTCATCAAGTGGATTCAAGCCTCCGCAACCTGAGATTGCAAAAC CAGTTCTGCCTGCTGAAAATCTGGTTTCCGTTAGCGAAGTTGTGCAGTCTCCAGTAGCTCGTACGG GTGCTTCGAACGGTCAGGCTCACAATCCAATAGAATCCTCATTAGGTGCTTCCGAGATTCCACGACAATCCACTGGAGGAA CTACTTTCAAACCTCCACGCTCCAGCGAAACTCCAGTGGAATTCTCATCAAGTGGATTCAAGCCTCCGCAACCTGAGACTGCAAAAC CAGTTCTACCTAAAGAATATCTGGTTTCCGTTAGCGAAGTTGTGGAATATCCAGTAGCTCGTAAGG GTACTTCGAACGGTCAGGCTCACAATCCAATACAATCCTCATTAGATGCTTCCGAGATTCCACGACAATCCACAGGAGGAA CTACTTTCAAACCTCCAAGCCCCAGCGAAACTCCAGTGGAATTCTCATCAAGTGGATTCAAGCCTTTGCAACCTGAGACTGCAAAAC CAGCTCTACCTAAAGAATATCTGATTTCCGTTAGCGAAGTTGTGCAGTATCCAGTAGCTCGTAAGG CTGCTTCAAACGGTCAAGCTGACAATGGAATAGAATCGTCATCAAGTGGTTCCGCACTTCCACAGTACAACATTATGCAGT ATCCCAAATTTAATCAGGATTCAACTACAAACGTCGGGCTAGAGCCGCCGGTAGCTGTTACCT CTGTCCCAAAACGTGAAAGtgcaaaaaaatcctcatcaGGCGGACCTGGTATTGGGCAGTATGAAATTTTAGGAT ATGT
- the LOC135167634 gene encoding uncharacterized protein LOC135167634 isoform X14 codes for MKRKMISKIITVTVVILTIASTKINLVSTQEIKGAEEMGNQNQVSDIKTNSVTTKTDSVSQVNTTSQNATDLTHAKVETQTTEMKTTNSTVAESVIADNAVHQAQPSAEPPIVSSSSSTESKTQTTEMKTNNSTVAEGSIADNAVHQAQPSAEPPIVSSSSSTESKTQTTEMKTNNSTLAEGGIGDNAVHQAQPSAEPPIVSSSSSTESKTQTTETKTKNSTIAEGRAEGNAIVQTKQANEHTTNSSPVTQDTIGKEKTATEDAAVVPGGGTAVLSNGTLNSVNDLNVQRMPLANSQHQELPFSPQQKSLSHTNRDIDLALRIAPSDPTDNGSKSSSGTAEIPPQSTGGTTFKPPSPSETPVEFSSSGFKPPQPEIAKPVLPAENLVSVSEVVQSPVARTGASNGQAHNPIESSLGASEIPRQSTGGTTFKPPRSSETPVEFSSSGFKPPQPETAKPVLPKEYLVSVSEVVEYPVARKGTSNGQAHNPIQSSLDASEIPRQSTGGTTFKPPSPSETPVEFSSSGFKPLQPETAKPALPKEYLISVSEVVQYPVARKAASNGQADNGIESSSSGSALPQYNIMQYPKFNQDSTTNVGLEPPVAVTSVPKRESAKKSSSGGPGIGQYEILGYVKIDENFDSPHQPATQLPAVDRRPPEDNTNNRRRFLPNGCRIPNYEMVGCIKSSEVP; via the exons ATGAAGCGGAAGATGATCAGCAAAATCATAACTGTGACAGTTGTCATCTTGA ccATCGCCAgtacgaaaattaatttggtcAGTACACAGG AAATTAAGGGAGCTGAAGAGATGGGTAATCAGAACCAGGTCAGCGACATCAAAACGAACTCTGTCACTACGAAAA CAGATAGCGTTTCCCAGGTAAATACTACCTCGCAGAATGCCACAGATCTCACCCATGCAAAAG TTGAAACCCAAACGACAGAGATGAAAACGACGAATTCAACAGTAGCTGAGAGTGTTATCGCAG ATAATGCAGTTCACCAGGCCCAGCCATCGGCAGAACCGCCGATAGTCAGTAGCTCTTCTTCAACGGAAT CCAAAACCCAAACGACAGAGATGAAAACGAACAATTCAACAGTAGCTGAGGGTAGTATCGCAG ATAATGCAGTTCACCAGGCCCAGCCATCGGCAGAACCGCCGATAGTCAGTAGCTCTTCTTCAACGGAAT CCAAAACCCAAACGACGGAGATGAAAACGAACAATTCAACACTAGCTGAGGGTGGTATCGGAG ATAATGCAGTTCACCAGGCCCAGCCATCGGCAGAACCACCGATAGTCAGTAGCTCTTCTTCAACGGAAT CCAAAACCCAAACGACGGAGACGAAAACGAAGAATTCAACAATAGCTGAGGGCCGTGCCGAAG GCAACGCAATAGTTCAGACCAAGCAGGCGAATGAACACACAACTAACAGTTCTCCAGTGACACAAG ACACAATCGGGAAGGAGAAAACAGCAACAGAAGATGCAGCAGTCGTTCCAGGCGGGGGAACAG CTGTTCTATCTAATGGAACGTTAAATTCAGTTAATGACCTTAATGTGCAACGGATGCCGTTGGCCAACAGTCAGCACCAGGAATTACCTTTCTCTCCACAACAAAAATCCTTGTCACACACTAACCGAGATATCGACTTAGCTTTACGAATCGCTCCAAGCGATCCAACCGATAATGGGTCAAAATCCTCATCAGGTACCGCCGAGATTCCACCACAATCCACTGGAGGAA CTACTTTCAAACCTCCAAGCCCCAGCGAAACTCCAGTGGAATTCTCATCAAGTGGATTCAAGCCTCCGCAACCTGAGATTGCAAAAC CAGTTCTGCCTGCTGAAAATCTGGTTTCCGTTAGCGAAGTTGTGCAGTCTCCAGTAGCTCGTACGG GTGCTTCGAACGGTCAGGCTCACAATCCAATAGAATCCTCATTAGGTGCTTCCGAGATTCCACGACAATCCACTGGAGGAA CTACTTTCAAACCTCCACGCTCCAGCGAAACTCCAGTGGAATTCTCATCAAGTGGATTCAAGCCTCCGCAACCTGAGACTGCAAAAC CAGTTCTACCTAAAGAATATCTGGTTTCCGTTAGCGAAGTTGTGGAATATCCAGTAGCTCGTAAGG GTACTTCGAACGGTCAGGCTCACAATCCAATACAATCCTCATTAGATGCTTCCGAGATTCCACGACAATCCACAGGAGGAA CTACTTTCAAACCTCCAAGCCCCAGCGAAACTCCAGTGGAATTCTCATCAAGTGGATTCAAGCCTTTGCAACCTGAGACTGCAAAAC CAGCTCTACCTAAAGAATATCTGATTTCCGTTAGCGAAGTTGTGCAGTATCCAGTAGCTCGTAAGG CTGCTTCAAACGGTCAAGCTGACAATGGAATAGAATCGTCATCAAGTGGTTCCGCACTTCCACAGTACAACATTATGCAGT ATCCCAAATTTAATCAGGATTCAACTACAAACGTCGGGCTAGAGCCGCCGGTAGCTGTTACCT CTGTCCCAAAACGTGAAAGtgcaaaaaaatcctcatcaGGCGGACCTGGTATTGGGCAGTATGAAATTTTAGGAT ATGT
- the LOC135167634 gene encoding uncharacterized protein LOC135167634 isoform X6, whose protein sequence is MKRKMISKIITVTVVILTIASTKINLVSTQEIKGAEEMGNQNQVSDIKTNSVTTKTDSVSQVNTTSQNATDLTHAKDNAVHQAQPSAEPPIVSSSSSTESKTQTTEMKTNNSTLAEGGIVDNAVHQAQPSAEQPIVSSSSSTESKTQTTEMKTNNSTLAEGGIVDNAVHQAHPSAEPPIVSSSSSTESKTQTTEMKTNNSTLAEGGIVDNAVHQAQPSAEQPIVSSSSSTESKTQTTEMKTNNSTVAEGSIADNAVHQAQPSAEPPIVSSSSSTESKTQTTEMKTNNSTLAEGGIGDNAVHQAQPSAEPPIVSSSSSTESKTQTTETKTKNSTIAEGRAEGNAIVQTKQANEHTTNSSPVTQDTIGKEKTATEDAAVVPGGGTAVLSNGTLNSVNDLNVQRMPLANSQHQELPFSPQQKSLSHTNRDIDLALRIAPSDPTDNGSKSSSGTAEIPPQSTGGTTFKPPSPSETPVEFSSSGFKPPQPEIAKPVLPAENLVSVSEVVQSPVARTGASNGQAHNPIESSLGASEIPRQSTGGTTFKPPRSSETPVEFSSSGFKPPQPETAKPVLPKEYLVSVSEVVEYPVARKGTSNGQAHNPIQSSLDASEIPRQSTGGTTFKPPSPSETPVEFSSSGFKPLQPETAKPALPKEYLISVSEVVQYPVARKAASNGQADNGIESSSSGSALPQYNIMQYPKFNQDSTTNVGLEPPVAVTSVPKRESAKKSSSGGPGIGQYEILGYVKIDENFDSPHQPATQLPAVDRRPPEDNTNNRRRFLPNGCRIPNYEMVGCIKSSEVP, encoded by the exons ATGAAGCGGAAGATGATCAGCAAAATCATAACTGTGACAGTTGTCATCTTGA ccATCGCCAgtacgaaaattaatttggtcAGTACACAGG AAATTAAGGGAGCTGAAGAGATGGGTAATCAGAACCAGGTCAGCGACATCAAAACGAACTCTGTCACTACGAAAA CAGATAGCGTTTCCCAGGTAAATACTACCTCGCAGAATGCCACAGATCTCACCCATGCAAAAG ATAATGCAGTTCACCAGGCCCAGCCATCGGCAGAACCGCCGATAGTCAGTAGCTCTTCTTCAACGGAAT CGAAAACCCAAACGACGGAGATGAAAACGAACAATTCAACACTAGCTGAGGGTGGTATCGTAG ATAATGCAGTTCACCAGGCCCAGCCATCGGCAGAACAGCCGATAGTCAGTAGCTCTTCTTCAACGGAAT CGAAAACCCAAACGACGGAGATGAAAACGAACAATTCAACACTAGCTGAGGGTGGTATCGTAG ATAATGCAGTTCACCAGGCCCACCCATCGGCAGAACCGCCGATAGTCAGTAGCTCTTCTTCAACGGAAT CGAAAACCCAAACGACGGAGATGAAAACGAACAATTCAACACTAGCTGAGGGTGGTATCGTAG ATAATGCAGTTCACCAGGCCCAGCCATCGGCAGAACAGCCGATAGTCAGTAGCTCTTCTTCAACGGAAT CCAAAACCCAAACGACAGAGATGAAAACGAACAATTCAACAGTAGCTGAGGGTAGTATCGCAG ATAATGCAGTTCACCAGGCCCAGCCATCGGCAGAACCGCCGATAGTCAGTAGCTCTTCTTCAACGGAAT CCAAAACCCAAACGACGGAGATGAAAACGAACAATTCAACACTAGCTGAGGGTGGTATCGGAG ATAATGCAGTTCACCAGGCCCAGCCATCGGCAGAACCACCGATAGTCAGTAGCTCTTCTTCAACGGAAT CCAAAACCCAAACGACGGAGACGAAAACGAAGAATTCAACAATAGCTGAGGGCCGTGCCGAAG GCAACGCAATAGTTCAGACCAAGCAGGCGAATGAACACACAACTAACAGTTCTCCAGTGACACAAG ACACAATCGGGAAGGAGAAAACAGCAACAGAAGATGCAGCAGTCGTTCCAGGCGGGGGAACAG CTGTTCTATCTAATGGAACGTTAAATTCAGTTAATGACCTTAATGTGCAACGGATGCCGTTGGCCAACAGTCAGCACCAGGAATTACCTTTCTCTCCACAACAAAAATCCTTGTCACACACTAACCGAGATATCGACTTAGCTTTACGAATCGCTCCAAGCGATCCAACCGATAATGGGTCAAAATCCTCATCAGGTACCGCCGAGATTCCACCACAATCCACTGGAGGAA CTACTTTCAAACCTCCAAGCCCCAGCGAAACTCCAGTGGAATTCTCATCAAGTGGATTCAAGCCTCCGCAACCTGAGATTGCAAAAC CAGTTCTGCCTGCTGAAAATCTGGTTTCCGTTAGCGAAGTTGTGCAGTCTCCAGTAGCTCGTACGG GTGCTTCGAACGGTCAGGCTCACAATCCAATAGAATCCTCATTAGGTGCTTCCGAGATTCCACGACAATCCACTGGAGGAA CTACTTTCAAACCTCCACGCTCCAGCGAAACTCCAGTGGAATTCTCATCAAGTGGATTCAAGCCTCCGCAACCTGAGACTGCAAAAC CAGTTCTACCTAAAGAATATCTGGTTTCCGTTAGCGAAGTTGTGGAATATCCAGTAGCTCGTAAGG GTACTTCGAACGGTCAGGCTCACAATCCAATACAATCCTCATTAGATGCTTCCGAGATTCCACGACAATCCACAGGAGGAA CTACTTTCAAACCTCCAAGCCCCAGCGAAACTCCAGTGGAATTCTCATCAAGTGGATTCAAGCCTTTGCAACCTGAGACTGCAAAAC CAGCTCTACCTAAAGAATATCTGATTTCCGTTAGCGAAGTTGTGCAGTATCCAGTAGCTCGTAAGG CTGCTTCAAACGGTCAAGCTGACAATGGAATAGAATCGTCATCAAGTGGTTCCGCACTTCCACAGTACAACATTATGCAGT ATCCCAAATTTAATCAGGATTCAACTACAAACGTCGGGCTAGAGCCGCCGGTAGCTGTTACCT CTGTCCCAAAACGTGAAAGtgcaaaaaaatcctcatcaGGCGGACCTGGTATTGGGCAGTATGAAATTTTAGGAT ATGT
- the LOC135167634 gene encoding uncharacterized protein LOC135167634 isoform X15, with the protein MKRKMISKIITVTVVILTIASTKINLVSTQEIKGAEEMGNQNQVSDIKTNSVTTKTDSVSQVNTTSQNATDLTHAKDNAVHQAQPSAEPPIVSSSSSTESKTQTTEMKTNNSTVAEGSIADNAVHQAQPSAEPPIVSSSSSTESKTQTTEMKTNNSTLAEGGIGDNAVHQAQPSAEPPIVSSSSSTESKTQTTETKTKNSTIAEGRAEGNAIVQTKQANEHTTNSSPVTQDTIGKEKTATEDAAVVPGGGTAVLSNGTLNSVNDLNVQRMPLANSQHQELPFSPQQKSLSHTNRDIDLALRIAPSDPTDNGSKSSSGTAEIPPQSTGGTTFKPPSPSETPVEFSSSGFKPPQPEIAKPVLPAENLVSVSEVVQSPVARTGASNGQAHNPIESSLGASEIPRQSTGGTTFKPPRSSETPVEFSSSGFKPPQPETAKPVLPKEYLVSVSEVVEYPVARKGTSNGQAHNPIQSSLDASEIPRQSTGGTTFKPPSPSETPVEFSSSGFKPLQPETAKPALPKEYLISVSEVVQYPVARKAASNGQADNGIESSSSGSALPQYNIMQYPKFNQDSTTNVGLEPPVAVTSVPKRESAKKSSSGGPGIGQYEILGYVKIDENFDSPHQPATQLPAVDRRPPEDNTNNRRRFLPNGCRIPNYEMVGCIKSSEVP; encoded by the exons ATGAAGCGGAAGATGATCAGCAAAATCATAACTGTGACAGTTGTCATCTTGA ccATCGCCAgtacgaaaattaatttggtcAGTACACAGG AAATTAAGGGAGCTGAAGAGATGGGTAATCAGAACCAGGTCAGCGACATCAAAACGAACTCTGTCACTACGAAAA CAGATAGCGTTTCCCAGGTAAATACTACCTCGCAGAATGCCACAGATCTCACCCATGCAAAAG ATAATGCAGTTCACCAGGCCCAGCCATCGGCAGAACCGCCGATAGTCAGTAGCTCTTCTTCAACGGAAT CCAAAACCCAAACGACAGAGATGAAAACGAACAATTCAACAGTAGCTGAGGGTAGTATCGCAG ATAATGCAGTTCACCAGGCCCAGCCATCGGCAGAACCGCCGATAGTCAGTAGCTCTTCTTCAACGGAAT CCAAAACCCAAACGACGGAGATGAAAACGAACAATTCAACACTAGCTGAGGGTGGTATCGGAG ATAATGCAGTTCACCAGGCCCAGCCATCGGCAGAACCACCGATAGTCAGTAGCTCTTCTTCAACGGAAT CCAAAACCCAAACGACGGAGACGAAAACGAAGAATTCAACAATAGCTGAGGGCCGTGCCGAAG GCAACGCAATAGTTCAGACCAAGCAGGCGAATGAACACACAACTAACAGTTCTCCAGTGACACAAG ACACAATCGGGAAGGAGAAAACAGCAACAGAAGATGCAGCAGTCGTTCCAGGCGGGGGAACAG CTGTTCTATCTAATGGAACGTTAAATTCAGTTAATGACCTTAATGTGCAACGGATGCCGTTGGCCAACAGTCAGCACCAGGAATTACCTTTCTCTCCACAACAAAAATCCTTGTCACACACTAACCGAGATATCGACTTAGCTTTACGAATCGCTCCAAGCGATCCAACCGATAATGGGTCAAAATCCTCATCAGGTACCGCCGAGATTCCACCACAATCCACTGGAGGAA CTACTTTCAAACCTCCAAGCCCCAGCGAAACTCCAGTGGAATTCTCATCAAGTGGATTCAAGCCTCCGCAACCTGAGATTGCAAAAC CAGTTCTGCCTGCTGAAAATCTGGTTTCCGTTAGCGAAGTTGTGCAGTCTCCAGTAGCTCGTACGG GTGCTTCGAACGGTCAGGCTCACAATCCAATAGAATCCTCATTAGGTGCTTCCGAGATTCCACGACAATCCACTGGAGGAA CTACTTTCAAACCTCCACGCTCCAGCGAAACTCCAGTGGAATTCTCATCAAGTGGATTCAAGCCTCCGCAACCTGAGACTGCAAAAC CAGTTCTACCTAAAGAATATCTGGTTTCCGTTAGCGAAGTTGTGGAATATCCAGTAGCTCGTAAGG GTACTTCGAACGGTCAGGCTCACAATCCAATACAATCCTCATTAGATGCTTCCGAGATTCCACGACAATCCACAGGAGGAA CTACTTTCAAACCTCCAAGCCCCAGCGAAACTCCAGTGGAATTCTCATCAAGTGGATTCAAGCCTTTGCAACCTGAGACTGCAAAAC CAGCTCTACCTAAAGAATATCTGATTTCCGTTAGCGAAGTTGTGCAGTATCCAGTAGCTCGTAAGG CTGCTTCAAACGGTCAAGCTGACAATGGAATAGAATCGTCATCAAGTGGTTCCGCACTTCCACAGTACAACATTATGCAGT ATCCCAAATTTAATCAGGATTCAACTACAAACGTCGGGCTAGAGCCGCCGGTAGCTGTTACCT CTGTCCCAAAACGTGAAAGtgcaaaaaaatcctcatcaGGCGGACCTGGTATTGGGCAGTATGAAATTTTAGGAT ATGT